One genomic segment of Streptomyces liangshanensis includes these proteins:
- a CDS encoding acetoacetate decarboxylase family protein produces MLQGYFPPLSPSGKSGLVSAPPWHYAGDALGIRFRADPDAAAATLPPGLAVDPDSPGGATALFMDWQFSSEDQTYLDPVSQYREFLLLVDATWQGTPVSWCPYIYVDNDASLARGWVQGFPKKMGTIHQTRSFPAALVGRPLVNRRYFPRLAAGHHQESAVDELVRADLHDLQVVNAWAGTAEFSLPDAPGNETSALAPISVDAGFKATITYSVQDLTTLADLTTQRHHN; encoded by the coding sequence ATGCTTCAAGGATATTTTCCTCCGCTGAGTCCGTCGGGGAAGTCGGGTCTGGTGTCCGCGCCACCCTGGCACTACGCCGGTGACGCGCTCGGGATCCGCTTCCGGGCCGACCCGGACGCCGCGGCGGCCACGCTGCCGCCCGGGCTGGCCGTCGATCCGGACAGTCCGGGCGGGGCCACGGCGTTGTTCATGGACTGGCAGTTCTCCTCCGAGGACCAGACGTACCTGGATCCCGTGAGCCAGTACCGGGAGTTCCTGCTCCTCGTCGACGCCACGTGGCAGGGGACGCCGGTGAGTTGGTGCCCGTACATCTACGTCGACAACGACGCCTCCCTCGCCCGCGGGTGGGTCCAGGGGTTCCCCAAGAAGATGGGGACGATCCACCAGACCCGCTCGTTCCCGGCGGCGCTGGTGGGGCGGCCCCTCGTGAACCGCCGCTACTTCCCCCGGCTCGCGGCGGGGCACCACCAGGAATCCGCCGTGGACGAGTTGGTACGGGCCGACCTCCACGACCTCCAGGTCGTCAACGCCTGGGCCGGCACAGCCGAGTTCAGCCTGCCGGACGCACCCGGGAACGAGACGTCCGCGCTCGCGCCGATCAGCGTCGACGCCGGCTTCAAGGCCACGATCACGTACAGCGTCCAGGACCTCACCACGCTGGCCGACCTCACCACCCAGCGGCACCACAACTGA
- a CDS encoding zinc-dependent alcohol dehydrogenase family protein: MKAVQAVARGDAREVLRVVDLEPPGPPAAGEVLVHVEYAPLNRHDLLAIGGYLPVPPPPWVPGNEGTGIVAAVGDGVGEVSAGDRVALPLMSGTWREQLVVPAEGMFPLPDANAQQLAMIGSNPPTAVLALDEFVEVPPGSFVVQDAANSGVGRSMIALAHARGLRTVNFARNEATYAELTAAGADLVLPDRPESVAVAREFIGDAPVRVAIDALGGRSTENLTALLTGGGALIAYSAESGSPLSVPYFDLTGKQLTVRGFFAGGWDYATKTAPAIREAAPLIAAGKLSVPVAGVYSLDEIGAALEHLNRGVGKILLAVNPIG, translated from the coding sequence ATGAAAGCTGTACAGGCTGTGGCCCGTGGCGACGCGCGGGAGGTTCTTCGTGTGGTCGACCTCGAGCCGCCGGGTCCGCCCGCGGCCGGCGAGGTTCTGGTCCATGTCGAGTACGCCCCGCTGAACAGGCACGATCTGCTCGCGATCGGTGGTTACCTGCCGGTACCGCCCCCGCCGTGGGTCCCCGGCAACGAGGGCACGGGCATCGTCGCCGCCGTCGGCGACGGCGTGGGGGAGGTATCCGCCGGCGACCGGGTCGCGCTGCCGCTCATGAGCGGTACGTGGCGCGAGCAGCTGGTGGTCCCGGCGGAGGGCATGTTCCCGCTGCCGGACGCGAACGCGCAGCAGCTGGCGATGATCGGCAGCAACCCGCCCACCGCGGTGCTCGCGCTGGACGAGTTCGTGGAGGTGCCGCCCGGCTCGTTCGTGGTGCAGGACGCCGCGAACTCGGGGGTGGGGCGTTCGATGATCGCCCTGGCGCACGCGCGCGGGCTGCGGACGGTCAACTTCGCCCGCAACGAGGCCACGTACGCGGAGCTGACCGCGGCCGGTGCCGATCTGGTGCTGCCCGACCGGCCCGAATCGGTCGCCGTGGCCCGCGAGTTCATCGGTGACGCGCCCGTGCGGGTCGCGATCGACGCTCTCGGAGGCCGGTCCACGGAGAACCTGACGGCCCTGCTGACCGGTGGCGGCGCGCTGATCGCGTACTCGGCCGAGTCCGGATCGCCGCTGTCGGTGCCGTACTTCGACCTGACCGGGAAGCAGCTGACGGTACGCGGCTTCTTCGCCGGCGGGTGGGACTACGCCACCAAGACGGCGCCCGCGATCCGCGAGGCGGCCCCGCTCATCGCGGCAGGGAAGCTGAGCGTTCCGGTGGCGGGCGTCTACTCGCTGGACGAGATCGGCGCCGCGCTGGAGCACCTGAACCGGGGAGTCGGCAAGATCCTGCTCGCGGTCAACCCCATCGGCTGA
- a CDS encoding SDR family oxidoreductase, which produces MNINGSVAFVTGGNRGLGAQLVRALLEAGASKVYAAARDPRTVAEGAVPIRLDVTDHASVVAAAEQARDVTLLVNNAGIHRFTTILGGELDDVRREFETNALGTLDVTRAFAPVLGRNGGGAILNVLSVLSWASLPTEAGYGAAKAAQWSFTNALRVELAGQGTQVSALHMGRMDTDMIAGKGIEGAADPADIARIALEGVEKGRLEIIADGFTQQIKDGLSLGIEALYPQVGAPA; this is translated from the coding sequence ATGAACATCAACGGCTCGGTGGCCTTCGTGACCGGTGGTAATCGCGGCCTCGGCGCTCAGCTCGTCCGTGCCCTCCTGGAGGCGGGTGCGAGCAAGGTGTACGCGGCGGCCCGCGACCCCCGCACCGTCGCCGAGGGCGCCGTACCGATCCGGCTCGACGTCACCGACCACGCCTCCGTCGTCGCCGCCGCCGAACAGGCGCGGGACGTCACGCTGCTGGTCAACAACGCGGGCATTCACCGGTTCACCACCATCCTGGGTGGCGAACTCGACGACGTCCGGCGGGAGTTCGAGACCAACGCGCTGGGGACTCTTGACGTGACGCGGGCCTTCGCGCCCGTCCTGGGCCGCAACGGGGGCGGTGCGATCCTCAACGTCCTGTCGGTCCTGTCCTGGGCGTCGCTCCCGACCGAGGCGGGGTACGGCGCGGCCAAGGCCGCCCAGTGGTCCTTCACCAACGCCCTGCGCGTCGAGCTGGCCGGGCAGGGGACGCAGGTGTCCGCCCTGCACATGGGCCGCATGGACACCGACATGATCGCGGGCAAGGGCATCGAGGGGGCCGCCGATCCGGCCGACATCGCCAGGATCGCTCTGGAGGGCGTCGAGAAGGGTCGGCTGGAGATCATCGCCGACGGCTTCACCCAGCAGATCAAGGACGGCCTCTCCCTCGGCATCGAAGCCCTCTACCCGCAGGTCGGCGCCCCGGCGTAG